ttattctgattgcctgattggagtcgggaaggaattttttcattcccctaaagtgaggaaaattggcttctacctcagttttttttttgccttcctctggatcaacttgcaggatgacaggccgaactggatagacagatgtcttttttccgccttatgtactatgttactatgttacactacaggtaggaaaggtggtttaaatgcttttttaaatgtttgataactcaaCTGCagtaatactgttgtgtgcacgcatatttgtgtaaactgatagcttgtggctcctggcagtaatacgatttttttttctggctctttatgtctgtaaggttggccacccctgctgtaAAACATTagatacgagggcctgcaggtgagctgaccctgtaaaagattgtaggtgagggcctgcagttgagctgaccctgtaaaacattatatgcgagggtctgcaggtgaactgaccctgtaaaacattatatgcgacgaataagcatgttgatatgatggaagaggaggaggaggatgagaaaagcaagattcaaccatatacccttttttgtggtggaaggggtacatgggaaaacagatacattttttcagcgcacacattacactggagatgtggcgcagctaatgtcactgtccccaGCGGACACAGACTACGGAAAAagttcactggatgtcacagatatttttgggatgcgcacactttacactggagatgtggcccaGTCATACACACAAAGGtgataatatggacaatcacaatacattagtaagtgccttgtattaacttgatAAAGGCCATTTGGcgaactgagacaacccctttaatatagtttTAGGGGAAAATTTTCTTTAAACAAGGTTTTTCTTGTTTATTTTAAAGATCCTTGATAGTGCTGACTTCACCTCTTTATTTCTTAGAGTGTAAATTAATGGATTTAACATGGGAGTTACTGCGGTGTACATTATGGAAAACACCAAGTCTTGCTTCTCATAGTGTCCCGAAGGAGGCTTCACATACATACATAAGGCCACACCATAGAAAAGGATTAGCACAACCAGGTGGGATGTGCATGTGGAGAAGGCCTTCCATCTACCACTGGCAGACCTGATGCTTAAGATGATAAGAATGATTTTAATATAGGATGTTAAGCTGAGCAAAAATGGAAAGAGTCCAAGAATCACACTTTCAAGGTATAGTAGGATATAAAATTGGGTATGACTACAAGTTATCTTCGCCAAAGCCTTAATATCACAGAAGAAATGTTGTATCTTATTAGAAGGACATAGATCCAAATGGTAGATTGAGAAGGTCAAAAATAAAGAGTTGGCACATCCTGATATCCAAATGCCCAGTAAGAAAAGGATACACTTCTTCTTATGCATGATCATGTGGTAATGTAAGGGTTTACAGACAGCCACATATCGGTCATAGGCCATCAAAGACAACAACATGTCTTCTGTGCTAGCCGCAAACATGTAAAAGAATAGTTGAATGAAGCATTGTACAAAGGATATTGAGTCCTTCCCAGAGAGTAAAATGTCCATAAGTTTTGGGATGGTGGATGAGTTGAATATTAGGTCTACTGATGATAAGTTGCAAAGGAGAATGTACATGGGGGTATGTAGATGGTTATCAATAATCACAGAGGTAATAATAATGGTGTTTCCCAATACTCCAGTCATGtagatcaataaaaaaataaagaaaagtaatATGTGATTTTCGGTCGAATTGGAAAATGCTGTCAGGTGAAACTCATAGGTCAGGTTATCCTTTAGATTCATTTCTAGGTACCTATATCAAATTACTGGTTGTCTTCACATCAAATAAGGTTCATTGAATGGTTGGACATCTGCACACAAAATGTGAAAACATAAAGTTATAAATCATTTATAGATTCTAAAATCAACACAAAAGAAATCTGAGAATTTTGAAGTAAATTCTATGGTTAACCCCATCCTACACCTAACGTGCCACACCTTGATGGACAGTTACATCATGAGGATGGAGCGGACACAGCAGTTGTGCCCACTGTAATGTACTATCAGGCTCCAGCTGTAAAAGTCGCAAatagtaaatgagccataatctCACTTTAACCTATTAAACCTAGACCACTGTGAAAAGGGGTGAGGATcactaaatgtctaaaaattttaccAAATGTCGCAGAAAACAGCGCAATTGCCTGACTTGAGACTTTTAAAGGCACCaaactgacatatctgatttgataaatgtccccctgtaTCTCTTAGAATATGGCAAAacaaaaaattttggtaaattggtAATACCTAAAAAGAAACTATAAAAATTTCCATAATAATCTCTATGATCTTATCAACCCGCAGAGCAAACTTAACATATCAGTTGTACTGCACAATGAACACTATGAAAAGTACAAAAGAATTCCAAAATATCtgtttttatccccccccccccaaagaaaaacacaaaataaaaagtcatcaaaaagttatatgtacgACAAAATGAATGGTAACTATAAAAAGTATAGGTTGTTCTGGTAAAAAAGCCCTCAAACTACTCTGTTGATTGAAAAATGTAAGTGTTACAGGTCTCAGAATATGCCTTGTAAAACAGCGGGGGAGgttcatcaaaactggtgtaaaggaaaactggcttagtttcccattgcAACCaagagcaactaagccagttttcctttacactagttttaataaatctccaccagtatttttattgtgaaaaatagGTGGCTGAATACTTCCCCaccaaatcttacttttttattAGATAAACTCTCGTATTCAAAATGGACTGGATGTACACCTCCCTACATAAAGAGAACTCTGAGAATTTTATAACTCCGATGAATCAAACAATAGTATTCAATAATGAAGGCAGGTTCTGCCTTGGTATTAATGATGGCCGCATCAGAGTTCACAGGAGGGCTGGAGAGGAGAGCGTCTACTGCCATCAAGTAGTGtggagacatggtgacagttgttATGGTATGGGTCACCATTAGCAAGCATGGGCCATGATTCATGGCCTgcttgtgaccctcaaaaacattaggagcagggggcctgctggtgaccctctaaaatattaggggcgagtgtctgctgctgatctgaccatcaaaaacattatgggcgagggcctgctggtgagctgaccctccaaaatattgtaggtgagggcttgctggtgagctgaccctctaaaacattatttgaaagtgcctgcaggtaagctgaccttctaaaataatgtaggtgagggcctgctgctgagctaactatttaaaacattaggggcaagggcctgctgccgagctgaccatcttaaacattatgagtgagggcctgctggtgagctgaccctctaaaatattgtaggtgagggcctgctggtgagcttaccctctaaaacattatgtgcgagggcatgcaggtgagctgaccctctaaaagattgtaggtgagggcctgctggtgagctgactctctaaaatattgcaggtgagctggccctgaaaaaacattatatgtgagtgcctgagggtgagctgaccctgtaaaacattatatgcgagggcctgcaggtgagctgatactttaaaacattataggcaAGGGCCtgtagttgagctgaccctgtaaaaaacattatatatgagggcctgcgGTTGAgatgaacctgtaaaacattatatgcgagggcctgcaggtgagctgaccctctaaaaggttgtaggtaaaagcctgctggtgagctgaccctgtaaaagattgtaggtgagggcctacaggtgagctgagcctgcaagacattatatgcgagggcttacaggtgagctgaccctgttaaagattgtagataagggtctgctggtgagctgaccttgtaaaacattgtatgtgagggcgtgcaggtgagatgaccttgtaaaacattatatgtgagggcctgtaggtgagctgatcctgtaaaatattgtaggtgagggcctgctggtgagctgaccctataaaacattatatgcgagggcctgtaggtgagcgtaaaacattatatgcaagggcctgcaggggagctgatcctgtaaaacattatatgcaaagcctgcaggtgagctgaccctgtaaaatattatatgcgagggcctgcaggtgagctgaccctgcaaaacattatatgtgagggcctgcaggtgagctgaccctgtaaaacattatatgtgaggacctgcaggtgagatgaccctgtaaaacattatatgcgagggcctgcaagtgagctgaccctgtaaaagattgtaggtgagggcctgcaggtgagctgaccatgtaaaacattatatgccaaggcctgcaggtgagatgaccctgtaaaacatcatatgcgagggcatatatgcaagggtattatatgcgacgaataagcatgttgatatggtggaagaggaggaggaggatgagaaaagaatgattcaaccatatacccttttttgtggtggaaggggtacatgggaaaacagtgtattcagtacattataaacaaaacgtttaaagtgcctttatgttcatcaactttcctttggtggagtcgagaagtcatggtcattgttcattttttataaaagtcaacctgtcagcattttcagttgacactgcagatgtggcactggtaatgtcactgtcagaagcggacatcggctattgaaaaagtacactgaatgtcacagatacatttttttctgcgcacactttacactggagatgtggcacagctaatgtcactgtccgcagtggacacagtctacgtaaaaagtacactggatgtcacagatattttttggggatgcccacactttacacaggaaatgtggcgcagctaatgtcgctgtctccagcagcctaactattgcacgctatttagcgcagttt
The Bufo gargarizans isolate SCDJY-AF-19 chromosome 2, ASM1485885v1, whole genome shotgun sequence genome window above contains:
- the LOC122925636 gene encoding olfactory receptor 5V1-like translates to MNLKDNLTYEFHLTAFSNSTENHILLFFIFLLIYMTGVLGNTIIITSVIIDNHLHTPMYILLCNLSSVDLIFNSSTIPKLMDILLSGKDSISFVQCFIQLFFYMFAASTEDMLLSLMAYDRYVAVCKPLHYHMIMHKKKCILFLLGIWISGCANSLFLTFSIYHLDLCPSNKIQHFFCDIKALAKITCSHTQFYILLYLESVILGLFPFLLSLTSYIKIILIILSIRSASGRWKAFSTCTSHLVVLILFYGVALCMYVKPPSGHYEKQDLVFSIMYTAVTPMLNPLIYTLRNKEVKSALSRIFKINKKNLV